A window of the Fragaria vesca subsp. vesca unplaced genomic scaffold, FraVesHawaii_1.0 scf0513057, whole genome shotgun sequence genome harbors these coding sequences:
- the LOC101293363 gene encoding HD domain-containing protein 2-like yields the protein MATEASSSPSSNAGGGDPTSSSPPPASSAIDFLSLCHRLKTTKRAGWVKRGVKDPESVADHMYRMSLMALIASDIPGLNRDKCIKIAIVHDIAEAIVGDITPTDGVPKEEKSRREQEAIDHMCKLLGGGSIAKELGELWLEYEGNSSPEAKIVKDFDKVEMILQALEYENDQGKDLEEFFQSTAGKFQTDAGKAWAAEIASRRKKQG from the exons ATGGCCACCGAAGCCTCCTCGTCACCATCATCCAACGCCGGCGGTGGTGACCCGACCTCTTCGTCTCCTCCTCCCGCCTCCTCCGCCATTGATTTCCTCTCCCTCTGTCACCGCCTTAAG ACGACGAAGAGAGCTGGATGGGTTAAGAGAGGTGTGAAGGATCCAGAGTCCGTAGCTGACCATATGTACCGCATGAGTTTAATGGCTCTCATTGCTTCTGATATTCCTGGTCTCAATCGAGACAA GTGTATAAAGATCGCCATTGTTCATGACATTGCTGAAg CCATTGTTGGGGATATAACACCCACAGATGGGGTAccgaaggaagagaagagccGGCGAGAACAAGAGGCAATAGACCACATGTGCAAATTACTTGGTGGAGGCTCAATAG CTAAGGAACTAGGTGAACTGTGGTTGGAGTATGAGGGGAATTCCTCCCCAGAAGCTAAAATTGTTAAAGACTTTGACAAG GTGGAGATGATACTTCAAGCCTTGGAATATGAGAATG ATCAAGGAAAggacttggaagagtttttcCAGTCAACTGCTG GGAAATTCCAGACTGATGCAGGCAAAGCTTGGGCAGCAGAGATAGCatccagaagaaaaaaacaaggctaa
- the LOC101295584 gene encoding uncharacterized protein LOC101295584: MSRCCNRKRRIIVCSRNIFVLQLKDEGVSFVIFIALLSFLFLLPNITCLTVVSNTLAITISNRSSRSLSLLVIFFAAFGPNRDRVSNNITFHVVGCGRSLNFFFFFGKTFHN, encoded by the exons GTGTTGCAACCGAAAGAGGAGGATCATTGTTTGTTCTCGCAACATTTTC GTGTTGCAACTGAAGGACGAGGGTGTTTCGTTCGTCATTTTCATTGCTCTTCTcagctttctctttctccttcctaACATTACATGTTTGACTGTTGTGTCCAATACCTTGGCAATAACAATAAGTAATCGGTCATCTAGGAGCCTCAGTcttcttgtcatttttttcGCTGCCTTTGGTCCTAACCGGGATAGGGTCTCTAACAACATTACCTTTCATGTTGTTGGGTGTGGCCGGAGCttgaactttttctttttctttggcaaAACCTTCCATAATTGA